In Novosphingobium kaempferiae, the DNA window GTCTTGCGACATCGCAGCATCCCGAACCAACCGATCACCAAAGGCCCACCCTCCCTCCGTGGCCGCATGGCGGCACCATGATCGGGCAGGCACTCGGGTACCTTGTTCTCAACCAGCAACACCCCTTCGGACCTGCCCTGCCGCTCGTCGAAGTAGGCGCGCGCAAAAGCCGGGGAACTGACGATGACGAGGTCGGTCCGCGCCAGCAGGCGCTGCTCGATCCTCCGCATCAGTTGCGACGCAGCGCCGGTCCCCAGCAAGAGGCGATGGATGTCGAGACATTCGTAGATCAGCCGCTGTCCCCTTGAACGCACACGCCAGGCAAGGATCAGCATTTCGAGGTTCCGGGCGACGATCACTGACGCATCTGCGCACACCTGCTTTATCGCGTGCGGAAAAAGTAGGTGCCTCAGTATGGTCATCGCACGCTGAAACAGCCGCGCATCCGTCGTCCGCCCGAGGTCCATCATAAGGTGAGCCGCGTGCTCGACGGTCAGTCCGCCAACCGTTGCAGCCCGTCTGCGGAAGCCCCCCAGTCCCACCGACAACCCCTCCATCGCGAACAGATCGACGCGGCGACGAACCGCGGCGTCGTCCAGGTTGTGGACCAGATAGGCCACCGAGACCGCACAAGTTTGCTCCGATCTCATCCGAAAACTCCAAAACTCCGTCTCAAACGGAGGCAACTTCTGTTCCCATCGAGACGGACGATCGACATTCTACTTAGTGTTCATTCGATGGACTTCGCGATGTGTTTAAGAGCCACACGCTCAATACATCAACATCGGATCAGTCCTATTTGGAGCAATGAATTGAGCAACAGGACGCACAGCATGGATGCGGACGAAATATCGCCCGTAATATCCTCCCGCCTGTTGCCGGAATCGTCCAGAATTCGCGCGATCATGTTTCGCAGACGCTGGCTTTTTCTTGCGGTTTTTGCTGCTGTGCTAATGCTGACAACGGCACTTCTGGGAGTTTTGCCGAAAACCTACACGGCAACCAGTTCGCTGCTGCTTGAGCCGCGACAGGCGGAACCGGTGAAAGTGAACGACCGCGGCTTCGTGGCGCCTGCAGACGACAATCTGATCGACACAGCCGTCCAGATCATCCGCTCGCCTGCGCTGACGCTCGATGTCGTGCGCGGCCTGAAAATCGCCGGCACGGTCGAGTTCGGCGGCGGTACGGATGCGCATCGACAGGACGGTGCTTCAGGCAGTCCGTCGCGCCGCGAACAGCGCGCCGCCAGCACCTTGCTTGCCCGCAGCCATGTCAAGCGCGTGGGCGTGACTTATCTCGTGGAGATATCGGCCTCGTCGAAGAATGCGAAGCAAGCCGCGCGGATCGCCAATGCGCTGGCACGCCGCTATATCGAACTCGACACGACGAAGAAGCAGGCGCGTAACTCGCAGTCGGCCCGCTACGTCGAAAGCCAGGCTACGGCGCTGCGCGGGCAGGCGGTGGCGGATGACGCTGCGCTGCAAAACTACATGATCCGCAACAACCTGATGAGCGCGCAGGGCGCGACGATGGCCGAGCAGGAGGTATCCGAACTCAACCGACAGATCGCCGATGCCCAGGCCCAACTGGCCGAGCAGCGCGGGAAGCTCGGCGCTGCCCAGATGCAGATCGCTCAAGGCGGTGGCGGCGCGGACATCGGCGCGGCGCTCGCATCGGAAACCGTGCGGCAACTGCGCCAGCAGGAGGCACAGACCAGCGCCCGCCTTGCCCAACTGGATGCCCGATACGGGGCGCTGCATCCCGATGTGATCGAGGCGCGGGACGAACTGGCCGATGTGAATCGGCAACTCAATGCGGAACTCTCGCGTATCGTCTCAGGGCTGCGCGGAGATGCGAGAATCGCCGAGTCCCGGCTCGGCTCATTGCTCGCGAGCCGCGCTCAGGCCAAGGGCACGCTTGCACAGAACAGTTCCGCGCAAGTGGGCAGGCTTGAACTTGAGCGGCGAGCGGAAGCAAGCCGTGCGATCTACAGCGCCTACCTCACCCGCGCGAAGGAAACCGCGCAGGCTGGCGAACTGCCCAACGCCGATGCCACCATCGCCTCGGTCGCCCGCGTGCCCGGCATGCCCTCCTCCCCCAACTATGTGCTGGGTGCTCTTGCCGGCCTCGGTGCGGCGCTGGTGCTGGCCTCGCTCGCCACGGCAGTCGCGGAGTATCTCGAAAATACGTTGAGTAGCCGCGCGGACATCGAATCCGGGTTGGGAGCGACTTACGCCGGTGCAATTCCCACGCTGTCGTCGGCGACGCGCTCGAAGGATGGCGCCGTGTCGCCGCAGGACTACGTGACGATGCGCCCCATGTCGCTGTTCACGGAAAGCATGCGCAACCTTGCCACATATCTCGGCCTTACGGCGAGCAGTGAGAGTCAGGTCGTCACCATAACCTCTGCGCTCCCGCGAGAAGGCAAGTCGACCACAGCCATGTGCCTTGCCCGAACGCTGGCCATGGCCAATCGCAAGGTCGTGCTCGTCGATGCCGATGTGCGCCATCATTCGGCTTCCGATGCCCTTGCTCCACATCGGGAACGGGAGGCTCTGTTCCGCGTGCTGGATCGCACGCTTCCGCTCGATCTGGCGTTGACGATGGACGACCGCACCGAACTGCGGATCCTCCCCACGCTCGGCCAGATGCAGGCGGCTGACGTCATCACCGAACCCGATATGGCACTGCTGCTGTCCTCGCTTCGCAAGCGGTTCGATATCATCATCATCGATTCCGCCCCGATCCTGGGCGTTGCCGAGACGCGGATCATCACCGGACTGTCGGACCAGACGCTCGTCGTCGCCCGATGGCGCCAGACCCCGGAAAAGGCTGTGCGCACCACTCTGGATCTGCTCGCCCACGCCGACAGCAAGATCGGCGGCGTGGCGCTCAGCTTGGTCGACATCAAGGAATTCGCCAGCGCAGGACTGACCGATGCGTTCGGCTACTACAAGAAGTTCAAGGGCTACTATGTCGACTGATGGGGCAGCCCTTGATCGCTATCCGGCTCTGGATGCATTACGCGGAACGGCCGCATTCGCCGTGATGTTCTATCACCTCCGCGACTTCAACTCGTCCGGCGAATTGCAGGTATTTTCAAGCGGGTATCTCGCTGTAGATTTGTTCTTCGTATTGAGCGGTTTCGTAATCTGCCATGCTTATGAAGCGCGCCTGCAATCCGACCTGACATTGCGCGACTTCATGATCTTGCGCTTTATCCGCCTGCAACCGGTCATGATGATGGGGACGCTCATCGGATTCATCCTGGCAGTCTGCCAACGAGCAATGGGGCTGCAAGGCGCGCCGGGATTTGCCGAAATTGCGAGTTCCTTTCCGGTGAACCTCCTGATGCTGCCCAACATCTTCGTGCCCTGGGGGATCTTCCT includes these proteins:
- a CDS encoding GumC family protein; translation: MDADEISPVISSRLLPESSRIRAIMFRRRWLFLAVFAAVLMLTTALLGVLPKTYTATSSLLLEPRQAEPVKVNDRGFVAPADDNLIDTAVQIIRSPALTLDVVRGLKIAGTVEFGGGTDAHRQDGASGSPSRREQRAASTLLARSHVKRVGVTYLVEISASSKNAKQAARIANALARRYIELDTTKKQARNSQSARYVESQATALRGQAVADDAALQNYMIRNNLMSAQGATMAEQEVSELNRQIADAQAQLAEQRGKLGAAQMQIAQGGGGADIGAALASETVRQLRQQEAQTSARLAQLDARYGALHPDVIEARDELADVNRQLNAELSRIVSGLRGDARIAESRLGSLLASRAQAKGTLAQNSSAQVGRLELERRAEASRAIYSAYLTRAKETAQAGELPNADATIASVARVPGMPSSPNYVLGALAGLGAALVLASLATAVAEYLENTLSSRADIESGLGATYAGAIPTLSSATRSKDGAVSPQDYVTMRPMSLFTESMRNLATYLGLTASSESQVVTITSALPREGKSTTAMCLARTLAMANRKVVLVDADVRHHSASDALAPHREREALFRVLDRTLPLDLALTMDDRTELRILPTLGQMQAADVITEPDMALLLSSLRKRFDIIIIDSAPILGVAETRIITGLSDQTLVVARWRQTPEKAVRTTLDLLAHADSKIGGVALSLVDIKEFASAGLTDAFGYYKKFKGYYVD